The following coding sequences lie in one Mucilaginibacter sp. KACC 22773 genomic window:
- a CDS encoding (2Fe-2S) ferredoxin domain-containing protein yields the protein MSKFTIPDKVLYVCTGSKCGKRGGKDMYKLARSYAKHYHGDSEIEVIETECTDRCKFAPVCSIQPGNTWLSEYKAKDVLKLMDLIR from the coding sequence ATGAGTAAATTTACCATTCCCGACAAAGTATTGTATGTGTGCACCGGCAGCAAATGCGGCAAAAGGGGTGGAAAAGATATGTACAAGCTGGCCCGATCATACGCCAAACATTACCACGGCGATAGCGAAATTGAAGTAATAGAAACCGAATGTACCGACCGCTGCAAGTTTGCCCCTGTATGCAGCATCCAGCCCGGTAATACCTGGTTAAGCGAGTATAAGGCTAAGGATGTGTTGAAGCTGATGGATTTGATACGGTAG
- a CDS encoding penicillin acylase family protein produces MKFIKAFFSITFTLALIWVLQTKIGPVPPVGRFLSPADGFWQNAESKHILASRTLNLPGLTGKVVIKYDENRIPHIFAENEHDLYYAQGYVTATERLWQLDIQTRSAAGRLAEIAGPQALEIDRYHRRMGMVYGAEKSLKEMMAAKPIREMILAYTDGINAYIHQLGPREYPLEFKLLDYAPEDFKPINCAFLLKLMSETLAGGSNEFAMSNVLKKFGANATNNLFPDYPMREDPIIPAGTKWNFKPLSIPKPSGRFLAGMNDSAKRVVKEEGIGSNNWAVAGSKTANGYPILANDPHLNLTYPSIWFQLQLSAPGVNVYGVSLPGAPSIILGFNNNISWGITNVDADVLDWYQVKFKDDKKNEYWYNNRWNKTTRRIEVINIRGQKPLIDTVIYTHHGPVVYEDKSKTTEHTPGFVPIGDALRWIAHDRSNELMTMYILNHGKNYDDYRKALTYFNAPASNFVFASKDKDIAITPNGKFPLKYKDQGKFILDGTDPADDWHGWIPFDQNPTVKNPPRGFVSSANQSSTDQTYPYYINWQFAPYQRGKRINDRLSVMHNATVDSMRVLQTDVYSIRAQDVMPVLLKYLDASKLDKTQTVAYNTLKNWDKNFAISSVGATIFNAWWLKIYNMIWSDDFAAKNLRDNYPSMDRTEKLIAKEPNSKWFDDTRTPVKETCTEIINAAFTNVVDDLVHKYGQPGKAWQWGMVKKMEIAHLTNQEALSSGNFESGGTGSTINALNNGHGPSWRMVVQMGPTVKGYGIFPGGESGNPGSFYYDDMFKTWQNGELKELLFMQSPTEKSNRIKTTLTISNQK; encoded by the coding sequence ATGAAATTTATAAAAGCGTTTTTTTCCATAACCTTTACCCTTGCTCTCATCTGGGTGCTGCAAACCAAAATTGGCCCGGTACCGCCGGTTGGCAGGTTTTTAAGCCCGGCGGATGGTTTTTGGCAAAATGCCGAGAGTAAGCATATTTTAGCTTCGCGTACATTAAATCTTCCAGGGCTTACCGGCAAGGTTGTTATCAAATATGATGAAAACCGCATCCCCCATATATTTGCCGAAAACGAACACGATTTGTACTACGCTCAGGGTTACGTAACCGCAACGGAGCGCCTTTGGCAACTGGACATACAAACCCGGAGCGCCGCAGGCAGGCTTGCCGAAATTGCAGGCCCGCAGGCTTTGGAGATTGACCGCTACCACCGCCGGATGGGCATGGTTTATGGCGCCGAAAAGTCGTTGAAAGAAATGATGGCCGCCAAACCCATCCGCGAAATGATTTTGGCGTATACCGATGGCATCAACGCCTACATACACCAGCTTGGCCCGCGCGAATACCCGCTGGAGTTTAAATTGCTGGATTATGCCCCCGAAGATTTTAAACCTATCAATTGCGCCTTTTTATTAAAGCTGATGTCCGAAACGCTGGCGGGTGGCTCCAACGAGTTTGCCATGAGTAATGTGCTGAAAAAGTTTGGCGCCAATGCTACTAACAACCTGTTCCCGGATTATCCTATGCGCGAAGATCCTATTATTCCCGCAGGTACCAAATGGAACTTTAAGCCATTGTCTATCCCAAAACCATCTGGCAGGTTTTTGGCAGGTATGAATGATAGCGCCAAACGCGTAGTAAAAGAGGAAGGCATTGGCAGTAATAACTGGGCGGTTGCAGGCAGCAAAACTGCTAATGGTTACCCTATTTTGGCTAATGACCCGCACCTGAATTTAACCTATCCATCCATCTGGTTCCAGCTGCAGCTTTCGGCGCCGGGGGTTAATGTGTATGGGGTAAGTTTGCCGGGAGCGCCCAGCATTATATTGGGTTTTAACAACAACATTAGCTGGGGCATTACCAACGTAGATGCCGATGTGCTTGATTGGTACCAGGTTAAATTCAAGGATGATAAAAAGAACGAATACTGGTATAATAACCGGTGGAATAAAACCACCCGCAGGATAGAGGTGATTAATATCCGTGGCCAAAAACCTTTAATTGATACCGTTATTTACACCCATCACGGGCCGGTAGTTTATGAAGATAAAAGTAAAACCACCGAGCATACCCCCGGTTTTGTGCCCATTGGCGATGCCCTGCGATGGATAGCGCACGACAGATCAAACGAGTTGATGACCATGTACATCCTGAACCACGGTAAAAACTACGATGATTACCGCAAGGCGCTAACTTATTTTAATGCACCGGCATCAAACTTTGTATTTGCCAGCAAGGATAAAGATATCGCCATAACCCCCAACGGTAAATTCCCGCTGAAATATAAAGACCAGGGCAAGTTTATACTGGATGGCACCGACCCGGCCGACGACTGGCACGGCTGGATTCCTTTCGATCAAAACCCAACGGTTAAAAATCCCCCGCGTGGGTTTGTAAGTTCGGCCAACCAATCATCAACAGATCAAACCTACCCGTACTATATCAACTGGCAGTTTGCGCCCTACCAGCGCGGCAAGCGCATTAACGACAGGCTTAGCGTAATGCATAACGCTACCGTAGATAGTATGAGGGTATTACAAACCGATGTATATAGCATCCGTGCCCAGGATGTGATGCCTGTGCTGCTAAAATATCTGGATGCCAGCAAGCTGGATAAAACCCAAACCGTAGCTTATAACACGTTGAAAAACTGGGATAAAAACTTCGCAATAAGTTCAGTTGGTGCAACCATTTTTAATGCATGGTGGCTTAAAATATATAATATGATATGGAGTGATGATTTTGCCGCCAAAAACCTGCGGGATAATTACCCATCAATGGATCGTACCGAAAAACTGATAGCCAAAGAGCCCAACTCCAAATGGTTTGATGATACCCGCACCCCGGTTAAAGAAACCTGTACCGAGATTATAAATGCGGCATTTACCAACGTGGTTGATGATTTGGTGCACAAATACGGCCAACCCGGCAAAGCCTGGCAGTGGGGGATGGTTAAAAAAATGGAGATAGCCCACCTTACTAACCAGGAAGCGCTAAGTTCGGGCAATTTTGAATCGGGCGGAACCGGATCAACCATCAACGCTTTAAATAACGGGCATGGTCCATCATGGCGCATGGTGGTACAAATGGGCCCAACAGTAAAGGGTTACGGCATTTTCCCCGGTGGCGAAAGCGGCAATCCCGGCAGTTTTTATTACGACGATATGTTTAAAACCTGGCAAAACGGTGAGTTGAAAGAGTTGCTGTTCATGCAATCGCCTACCGAAAAATCAAACCGTATTAAAACAACCTTAACCATCAGCAATCAAAAATAA
- a CDS encoding tetratricopeptide repeat protein produces MRLINYLKRNISISKNSAQQLLKTAIAHEERGETADAIACYHRVIKADASWAVPHYNLGLLYKYQCNWQLSYEHNKTAVKLDTNNQAAIWNLGIAATALQDWKTARKSWSKFGIKVEINDQEPDLVLGAVPIRLNPDTDGEVVWCKRIDPARTVIENIPLAKSAHRFGDMLLNDGAAVGYRKLEDGTDVPVFNELQLLTKSAYKTFSVKAYINTMDDLNKLEELCRNSGVEMEDWSTVRMLCKQCSEGTVHTDHDHELHVNEDNERYIGLAATNHEAVQQALAGWRAVTLCEHSALVLELE; encoded by the coding sequence ATGAGATTAATAAATTATCTGAAGCGTAATATTAGTATATCTAAAAATTCGGCACAACAACTATTGAAAACTGCTATTGCCCATGAAGAACGTGGCGAAACGGCCGATGCGATAGCTTGTTATCATCGGGTCATTAAAGCAGACGCAAGTTGGGCGGTTCCTCATTATAATCTCGGCCTGTTATACAAATACCAATGCAATTGGCAATTATCGTATGAACACAACAAAACGGCCGTTAAGTTAGATACCAATAACCAAGCCGCCATTTGGAACCTGGGTATTGCTGCAACCGCATTGCAGGATTGGAAGACCGCAAGAAAATCCTGGAGTAAATTTGGCATCAAAGTAGAAATCAACGACCAGGAACCTGATCTTGTATTAGGCGCGGTACCTATAAGATTAAACCCCGATACCGATGGCGAGGTTGTTTGGTGCAAGCGAATAGACCCTGCAAGAACAGTCATTGAAAATATTCCTTTAGCCAAATCGGCCCACAGGTTTGGCGATATGCTACTTAACGATGGCGCTGCCGTAGGTTATCGAAAGCTGGAAGATGGAACCGACGTGCCGGTATTTAATGAACTTCAGCTGTTAACTAAATCCGCATACAAAACCTTTTCGGTTAAGGCTTATATCAACACCATGGACGACCTCAATAAGCTGGAAGAGTTGTGTCGCAATTCCGGTGTTGAGATGGAAGATTGGTCGACCGTGAGGATGCTTTGTAAACAATGCAGCGAAGGCACTGTGCACACCGATCATGATCATGAATTACATGTTAATGAAGATAACGAACGATACATTGGCCTTGCTGCAACAAACCACGAGGCTGTACAACAAGCGCTGGCCGGCTGGCGGGCTGTTACTTTGTGTGAACATTCGGCTCTCGTTTTAGAGTTGGAGTAA
- a CDS encoding MutS-related protein yields the protein MNFDIDRQTLHDLAIFQNNNSRQSIYNLFSHTNTIGGSEALHEMFNKPLTDPVQIKERIEVFLYIEEHNITIDLDRNDYDFVEFYLKKHYHAKPFSVITGLLEKIIHTFNNNNDYYIIQTGIESTLSILESLINYADALQGYLPKKIQEFRSIILDTFRPEELVWLKQLIKKPNRSAADMAKADQLFRQLAYEKMKVLLNVAYQLDVYQSVSLISKRLGFTLPVINENNARELTIQGLFHPFIGNPKSNDITFSADRNVCFITGTNMAGKSSLLKAIGIAIYLSQIGFPVPAKSMVTSGFKGLITTINLADDVEQGHSHFYKEVLRVKQVAEKLNQSEGIFVIFDELFRGTNVKDAYDASLAIIAAFAEVKTCFFLVSTHIVEVAHELSSIENINFRYMETIFEDTDPVNTYKLKEGITEERLGMWIVKNERILEIIKNSLKM from the coding sequence ATGAATTTCGATATAGATAGACAAACACTCCATGATTTGGCAATATTTCAAAATAACAATTCCCGCCAATCTATATATAACCTTTTCAGCCACACCAATACAATTGGTGGCAGCGAAGCGCTGCATGAAATGTTCAACAAGCCGCTTACCGATCCTGTTCAGATAAAGGAAAGAATAGAAGTGTTTTTATATATCGAAGAACACAATATTACCATTGACCTGGATAGAAACGATTACGATTTTGTAGAATTTTATCTCAAAAAGCATTACCATGCTAAACCATTTTCAGTTATAACCGGACTCTTAGAAAAAATCATACATACATTCAATAACAACAATGATTACTATATCATTCAAACCGGGATAGAAAGTACGCTATCGATACTTGAGAGCTTAATAAATTACGCTGACGCGCTACAGGGCTATCTGCCTAAAAAAATACAGGAATTCCGCTCCATTATTTTAGATACTTTCCGGCCCGAAGAACTTGTATGGCTCAAACAATTGATAAAGAAACCTAATCGCAGCGCTGCGGATATGGCAAAAGCCGATCAGCTTTTCAGGCAACTTGCCTATGAAAAAATGAAGGTTTTGTTGAATGTTGCCTATCAGTTAGATGTTTATCAATCCGTTAGCTTAATCAGTAAAAGACTTGGTTTCACGTTACCGGTAATTAATGAAAATAATGCAAGGGAGTTAACCATCCAAGGATTATTCCACCCGTTTATTGGCAATCCTAAAAGTAACGACATAACATTCAGCGCCGACAGGAACGTTTGCTTTATTACCGGAACCAATATGGCGGGCAAATCATCGCTGCTTAAAGCAATTGGAATTGCTATCTATTTATCCCAAATAGGTTTTCCAGTGCCAGCGAAAAGCATGGTGACCTCCGGATTTAAAGGTCTGATTACAACCATAAACTTAGCAGACGATGTGGAACAGGGACATAGCCACTTTTATAAAGAGGTTTTGCGGGTAAAGCAAGTAGCCGAAAAATTAAATCAGTCAGAAGGTATTTTTGTGATTTTTGACGAATTGTTCAGGGGGACAAATGTTAAAGATGCCTACGATGCCTCCCTGGCTATAATAGCTGCCTTTGCAGAGGTAAAAACCTGTTTCTTTTTAGTTTCTACACATATTGTTGAGGTTGCCCATGAATTATCGTCCATCGAGAATATTAACTTCAGGTATATGGAAACTATTTTTGAAGATACCGACCCGGTAAATACTTATAAACTAAAAGAGGGCATTACCGAAGAGCGATTAGGTATGTGGATTGTAAAAAATGAACGGATTCTGGAAATAATAAAAAACTCTTTAAAAATGTAG
- a CDS encoding glyoxalase superfamily protein has translation MKAIEIISIPVTNQQAAKTFYQKLGFEVIVEAPFGPNGSQWIQMGYPDSAVTITLVNWFPDMPAGSVRGFVIKTDDLDADIADLTAKGIQLGKVDETPWGKFLNIKDPDGNVMSLHGE, from the coding sequence ATGAAAGCAATTGAAATTATCTCCATTCCGGTAACCAACCAGCAGGCCGCCAAGACATTTTACCAAAAACTGGGCTTCGAAGTTATTGTGGAAGCGCCATTTGGGCCAAACGGTTCGCAATGGATCCAGATGGGATACCCGGATTCGGCTGTTACTATCACCCTGGTAAACTGGTTTCCCGATATGCCCGCCGGCAGCGTGCGCGGCTTTGTAATTAAAACCGACGACCTGGATGCCGACATTGCCGATCTTACCGCCAAAGGCATCCAATTAGGTAAAGTTGACGAAACCCCATGGGGCAAATTCCTGAACATCAAAGATCCAGACGGAAATGTGATGAGTTTGCATGGGGAATGA
- a CDS encoding DUF3095 family protein, whose amino-acid sequence MSANQHQFYSSLPVNNIPLGNLFIREDLFRDVPDDWHVVLTDIKGSTQAVLAGGSQNVNLIATCSIVAVLNIALKANVTVPFFFGGDGATFMVPPVILGEAMQALVLYSENTLTNFQIDLRTGTLPVKQVYHEGYKLRIAKHRISGAFSIPVVLGNGLSYAEKVIKGRQGLLNYEAQLNELDLTGMQCRWDKIAPPENTNEVLSLLVIASDEDRQPEVFRKVMCHIDEIYGDEKKRTPISVPQLKLKTTFNRIGTEMRMSIGKVSFFKLIIACLTNLYGFIFFTTRKGKHYLEKLVEMSDTLVIDGKINTVISGTSSQRRNLQSRLDKMETDSELCYGLHVSSESVMSCYVRDLDDGHIHFVDGAEGGYTQAAKVIKAKLNK is encoded by the coding sequence ATGTCAGCAAATCAACATCAATTTTATAGCAGCCTGCCGGTTAACAACATCCCGCTTGGCAATCTTTTTATTAGAGAAGATTTATTTAGGGATGTCCCTGATGATTGGCATGTCGTCCTAACCGATATTAAGGGCTCAACACAGGCAGTGCTTGCAGGCGGATCGCAAAATGTAAACCTCATTGCTACTTGCAGTATAGTCGCCGTACTTAACATTGCTTTAAAAGCTAATGTTACCGTCCCCTTCTTTTTTGGTGGCGACGGCGCAACGTTTATGGTGCCGCCGGTTATTCTGGGTGAAGCAATGCAGGCGCTTGTGTTGTACAGCGAAAACACCCTAACTAATTTTCAGATTGACCTGCGTACCGGCACCCTGCCGGTAAAACAGGTTTATCACGAGGGATACAAGCTCCGGATAGCCAAACATCGCATTTCCGGAGCGTTTTCAATCCCCGTTGTTTTGGGCAATGGGTTAAGCTATGCCGAAAAGGTTATTAAAGGGCGCCAGGGATTGTTAAATTATGAGGCCCAATTAAACGAACTTGACCTTACCGGGATGCAATGCCGCTGGGATAAAATAGCCCCGCCCGAAAACACCAACGAAGTACTTTCGCTACTGGTTATCGCTTCGGATGAAGACCGGCAACCGGAAGTTTTCAGAAAAGTAATGTGCCATATAGATGAGATTTATGGCGATGAGAAAAAGCGGACTCCTATATCGGTACCCCAACTGAAGCTTAAAACCACCTTTAACCGTATTGGTACCGAGATGCGGATGAGTATAGGAAAGGTGTCGTTTTTTAAGCTGATAATAGCCTGCCTGACCAATTTATATGGCTTTATCTTTTTTACTACCAGGAAAGGTAAGCACTACCTGGAAAAACTTGTAGAAATGTCGGACACGCTGGTAATCGACGGTAAGATAAATACCGTAATAAGTGGTACCTCATCGCAGCGAAGGAATCTACAAAGCAGGCTGGACAAAATGGAAACCGACAGCGAGCTATGCTATGGCCTGCATGTAAGTAGCGAATCTGTAATGTCGTGCTACGTACGTGACCTCGACGATGGCCACATTCATTTTGTCGACGGTGCCGAAGGCGGCTATACGCAGGCTGCCAAAGTAATAAAGGCGAAGTTGAATAAGTAA
- a CDS encoding AsmA family protein, which translates to MPIPIKKILVKTLKITGITLVSLLALMFLLPYLFPQTVTNKIKQWAGSSINGKLNFSGTSLSFFKKFPALTLTLNDFSLNGSAPFQNDTLVAAKEVSLAIDLSSVFKSKININRVYLSKATINIQVDSAGHANYNVYKARPAQPAQAADTASASLGIEQILIEKSHLVYNDKSMPLLVDARDFNYQGRGDLSKDVFDLYTHTEIGSVDFTYGGQTYIYHKKVNADLVTSINTKSLAFVFQKNNLMINALPVDFKGKFEFLKDGYDMDFRIKSDQQDLSDIFTALPAQYAKWTDDTELNGNGKITMSLVGKYIAATKQMPDLDFSMKVRDGYIANKKTPEPVKNLYLNMEAKVPGCNPDSLNLNIDSIYFNIGKDYFGSVIKVKGVKSPQIFAKINTEIDLEKWNKAFGVKAFDVKGRYSLHMVAEGKYATGIKKTGIRHHIDTVITSIPKFTLHSAFRDGYFKYANLPEAMKNVSFNLDANCPDQNPAHATMAMTNLNINALNNYIKGYLKLSNTAGALIDANLKAKFDLADIKKFYPVDSIGLRGNLDADVQTKGRYIPANRIFPVTNAQIDLHGGYIQTKYYPHPVENLEISTAISNSTGSLKGLKVNIKPVSFTFEGQPFMLKANLKNFDNLDYAINSHGSLDIGKIYKVFAMAGYNVKGLITTNLSLKGKQSDAIAGRYDQLANSGTMKVKDLILTSELFPKPFLIKTGLFSFNQDKMKFDQFTANYGKSVIVLNGSLSNVIDYAVKPNSPLKGEFNLSSGLIIADDFTAFASGPSTPKAAKSGVILVPANLDLNFTADVKKVKYNGLDINDAKGQMSVSKGQIVLKQTGFTLIGAPVVMDATYGSISPQKAYFDYHIDAKDFDIKKAYKEVKLFHDMASSAANAEGIVSLDYKLSGKLNGDMKPIYPSLKGGGVLSVKKVKVKGFKLFSAVGKTTGRDSLGGKNDVSKVDIKTTIANNIITIQRTKMRMAGFRPRFEGQVSFDGKLNLQFRLGLPPLGIFGIPMTITGTQEKPIVHLGKGKKEDELKETPEGE; encoded by the coding sequence ATGCCCATCCCAATAAAAAAAATACTCGTTAAAACGCTTAAAATTACAGGTATTACCCTGGTGAGCCTGTTGGCATTAATGTTTTTACTGCCATACCTCTTTCCGCAAACTGTCACCAATAAAATAAAACAATGGGCGGGCAGCAGTATTAATGGGAAGCTCAATTTTTCGGGCACAAGCCTGTCCTTCTTCAAAAAATTCCCGGCGCTTACGCTTACTTTGAATGATTTTTCGCTCAACGGTAGTGCGCCTTTTCAAAACGATACGCTGGTAGCAGCAAAAGAGGTATCGCTGGCAATTGACCTTTCCTCGGTATTTAAAAGCAAAATCAACATTAACCGCGTTTACCTGAGCAAAGCCACCATCAATATCCAGGTAGATAGCGCAGGGCATGCCAATTACAACGTGTACAAAGCCAGGCCCGCCCAACCGGCACAGGCAGCGGATACCGCAAGTGCATCATTAGGTATTGAGCAGATATTGATTGAGAAAAGCCACCTGGTTTATAACGATAAATCGATGCCATTGCTGGTTGATGCCCGAGATTTTAACTACCAGGGCAGGGGCGACCTGAGCAAAGATGTGTTTGACCTGTATACCCATACCGAAATTGGCTCTGTCGATTTTACCTACGGCGGCCAAACCTACATCTACCATAAAAAAGTAAATGCCGATTTGGTTACCAGTATCAATACCAAATCACTTGCTTTTGTGTTTCAAAAAAACAACCTGATGATTAATGCTTTGCCGGTTGATTTTAAAGGCAAGTTTGAGTTTTTGAAAGATGGTTACGATATGGATTTCAGGATAAAATCCGATCAGCAGGACCTGAGCGATATTTTTACGGCCCTGCCTGCCCAATATGCCAAATGGACTGATGATACCGAACTGAATGGCAACGGGAAAATCACGATGTCGCTTGTTGGTAAGTACATTGCCGCTACCAAACAAATGCCCGACTTGGATTTCAGTATGAAAGTACGCGATGGCTACATCGCCAATAAAAAAACGCCCGAGCCGGTAAAAAACCTGTACCTGAATATGGAGGCCAAAGTGCCGGGCTGTAACCCCGATAGCCTGAACCTGAATATCGACTCGATTTATTTTAATATCGGGAAGGACTACTTTGGGTCGGTTATTAAAGTAAAAGGCGTTAAATCGCCGCAAATCTTCGCCAAAATAAATACCGAGATTGACCTGGAAAAATGGAACAAAGCTTTTGGGGTAAAGGCATTTGATGTAAAGGGACGCTACTCGCTGCACATGGTAGCCGAAGGTAAATATGCTACCGGGATAAAGAAAACAGGTATCAGGCATCATATTGATACCGTGATTACCAGTATCCCTAAGTTTACGCTGCATTCTGCTTTCAGGGACGGATATTTTAAATATGCCAACCTGCCCGAGGCCATGAAAAACGTAAGCTTTAACCTTGATGCCAACTGCCCCGACCAAAACCCGGCCCATGCCACCATGGCCATGACCAACCTGAACATTAACGCGCTGAACAACTATATTAAAGGCTATTTAAAGCTAAGCAACACCGCAGGTGCCCTGATTGACGCCAACCTGAAAGCAAAATTTGACCTGGCCGATATCAAAAAGTTTTACCCGGTTGATAGCATCGGTTTGCGTGGCAACCTGGATGCCGATGTACAAACCAAAGGCAGGTATATCCCGGCCAACAGGATTTTCCCGGTTACGAACGCGCAGATTGATTTGCACGGCGGCTACATCCAAACCAAATATTACCCGCACCCGGTTGAAAACCTGGAGATCAGCACAGCCATCAGCAACAGCACCGGATCATTAAAAGGCCTGAAGGTGAATATCAAACCGGTATCCTTCACCTTCGAAGGGCAGCCCTTTATGCTGAAAGCCAACCTCAAAAACTTTGATAACCTGGATTATGCCATCAATTCGCACGGATCGTTGGATATTGGTAAAATTTATAAGGTTTTTGCCATGGCAGGTTACAATGTAAAAGGGCTTATCACCACTAACCTATCCTTAAAAGGCAAGCAAAGCGATGCCATCGCCGGCCGGTATGATCAATTGGCCAACTCGGGTACCATGAAGGTGAAAGATTTAATTTTAACATCCGAATTGTTCCCCAAGCCATTCCTCATTAAAACGGGCCTGTTTAGCTTCAACCAGGATAAAATGAAGTTCGATCAGTTTACCGCCAATTACGGTAAATCGGTTATTGTGCTTAACGGCTCGTTATCCAATGTGATAGATTATGCCGTAAAACCCAATTCACCATTAAAAGGCGAGTTCAATTTAAGTAGTGGCCTTATTATTGCCGATGATTTTACAGCTTTTGCCAGCGGCCCCTCTACCCCAAAAGCGGCCAAATCGGGCGTTATCCTGGTACCCGCCAACCTCGATCTGAATTTTACTGCCGATGTTAAAAAAGTAAAATATAACGGCCTGGATATTAATGACGCCAAAGGGCAAATGAGCGTGAGTAAAGGCCAGATAGTTTTAAAACAAACCGGCTTTACCCTGATAGGCGCGCCGGTAGTAATGGATGCTACCTATGGCAGTATCAGCCCGCAAAAAGCTTATTTTGATTACCATATTGATGCCAAAGATTTTGACATTAAAAAGGCTTATAAAGAAGTGAAATTATTTCACGACATGGCCTCATCTGCAGCAAATGCCGAGGGTATCGTATCGTTGGATTATAAATTAAGCGGTAAGCTTAACGGCGATATGAAACCCATTTATCCATCGCTGAAAGGCGGGGGAGTGCTCTCAGTTAAAAAGGTAAAAGTAAAAGGTTTTAAATTGTTTAGCGCCGTAGGTAAAACAACCGGGCGCGATAGCCTGGGCGGCAAAAATGATGTAAGCAAGGTTGATATTAAAACTACCATAGCCAATAATATCATTACCATTCAGCGTACCAAAATGAGGATGGCCGGCTTCCGCCCCAGGTTTGAAGGGCAGGTAAGTTTTGATGGCAAGCTAAACCTGCAATTCCGCCTTGGCCTACCGCCATTGGGTATCTTTGGTATCCCGATGACCATTACAGGTACCCAGGAAAAACCGATAGTTCATTTAGGCAAAGGCAAAAAAGAAGACGAGCTAAAGGAGACGCCGGAAGGGGAGTAG
- a CDS encoding thermonuclease family protein has product MFKKYSSLLLIIILLLWACNPKPEYLYKVVKIKDGDTIGLLSSDNRQMTVRLAEVDCPEKTQAFGQAAKKFTSDLCFGKYVKLVGNVHDRYGRTVALVILEDGTNVNYQLVKSGYAWQYKQYSQNAQLAGYEHEARQSRLGLWADANPTPPWEYRREKKPAYHIGQTDSLQHKPKKHYHKRKPKLEEVY; this is encoded by the coding sequence ATGTTCAAAAAGTATTCCTCGCTACTCCTTATCATCATTCTCCTGCTCTGGGCTTGCAACCCCAAGCCAGAATACCTTTATAAAGTGGTAAAAATAAAAGATGGCGACACCATTGGCCTGCTTAGCAGCGATAACCGGCAAATGACTGTAAGGCTGGCCGAAGTGGATTGTCCCGAAAAAACACAGGCCTTTGGGCAGGCAGCTAAAAAGTTTACTTCGGATTTGTGCTTTGGCAAGTATGTAAAACTGGTAGGTAACGTGCATGACCGTTATGGCCGCACCGTTGCATTGGTTATTTTGGAGGACGGCACCAATGTAAATTACCAGCTGGTAAAAAGCGGTTACGCCTGGCAATACAAGCAATATTCGCAAAATGCCCAGCTGGCAGGGTATGAGCACGAGGCCCGCCAAAGCAGGCTAGGCCTTTGGGCCGATGCCAACCCGACACCGCCATGGGAGTACCGGCGGGAGAAAAAGCCGGCATACCACATCGGCCAAACCGACAGCCTGCAGCACAAACCAAAAAAACATTACCACAAGCGTAAACCAAAGCTTGAAGAAGTATATTAA